TTTATAtcacccctaacttgtcacaacacaactgattggcaacacattaaggaggaaagaaattccacaaattaacttttaacaaggcacacctgttaattgaaatgcattccaggtgactacctcatgaaactggttgagagaatgccaagagtgtgcaaagctgtcatcaaggcagagggtggctacttttaagaatctgaaacataacatatattttggtttgtttaacacttttttggttactacatcatttcatagtttttatgtcttcactattattttacaatgtatcagtaggtgtccaaacttttcactggtactgaaTGTTGGttgacatttgggatgcagctaTCCTCTCTAACAGTTAGAAGCCAAACAAATTATGCCAGAAACTCCAAATGTCTTTATGTCAGTCTTGTGGCTTGCCGATACAATGACGTCAAACAATTCATCAACACCATGGTGATGCGCCAAGACAATTTCTTTTGACGGTTGAAGTGTTGTCGTCGAGTGGGCGTGGCAACACTACACTTTTAGAAaataaaggtgctatctagaaccttaaagggttctttgaCTTTCTCCATAAGATACcgctttgaagaacccttttcacTTCCATatagaacctttttggttccaggtagaacccttttgggttccatgtagaaccctttctacaaaGGTGTTCTAcgtggaactcaaaagggttctcctatggggacagccgaagaacccttttgggatccttttttctaagagtgtaccctGCATGTGTCACAGGTGTTAACAAGGTCTTATAATGAGTGACATCATCCTCGCCTCCTCCATGGTGGCTACACTGTCGCTCCTGGCAACGATTCAAGGTTCTGAGCATGGTCGCTAGGCGACAGTCCAGGGAGGAGAGATGCAGCTCGGAGAGGGGCCTCAGAGAATAGAGGATCATGGAAAAAAGAGTCCCTCATGACATCACAGACTGTACTGGGGCAGGGAGAGgagacgcagacagacacagtagGGTGCAGCGACGGATCCTAGAGAAggtgaaagagagcgagagagaaatggAGTGAAAGTTGAGAAAGAAGAGGAATAAATTATATTTTTCATGTATCATGTTCTCTCCTCTAGCTGAGTATATATATTCATGATAACACAACTTATTGCACCTTAATGTTTAATCATGTACCATGTTATACCTGCAGCACTGCTCCAGAGGTGTCAGGATAGAGGGTCTGTAGAGTGGCCTCATCTGTAGAGTGGCCTCCAAACCTGTAGTccgcacacagacagtgtcaatGTTACAATCAACTAACGTTAGTTAAACATGTCGTCAGCACACAGACAATGTCAATGTTACAATCAACTAACGTTCGTTAGCTAGCATTCGAGGGCTAACTGTTCTCAAATATTTGTGCAGTGTAAAAATAACATTTTGGTAATTTGTGTAGTCTGACTACTGCAGTAGGCTACTGCTTGTCCATTTGCTTGCTAACAACAAGAAACCCAAACGAGAGAAACGTGAAAGCATCCAGGCAGCAGAGATGAGCTTgtcattagctagctaatgttagctatattgtagctataaagcattatgtttattgttattttgAAATAAcatctttattttattgtatacaAGTTATATACATAGACAGAAGGGAGTTAgttataaatacagtatatttgGCTGTAGTTTAGTTTAGAAGAAAGACttactcagtggtgtaaagtacttaagtaaaaatacttgaaagtgtttcttaagtagttttttggtggGAATTTGTACTTTACttaagtatttatatatttcacaacttttacttttacttcactacattcctaaagaaaagtatatactttttactccatacattttccctgacactcaaaagtactcattacaatttgaatgcttagcagtacaGAAAATGGTAAAataaacacacttatcaagagaacatccctggtcctccctacttcctctgatctggcagactcactaaacagagaacatccccggtcatccctacttcctctgatctggcagactcactaaacagagaacatccccggtcatcccgacttcctctgatctggcatactcactaaacagagaacaccccCGGTCCtccctacttcctctgatctggcagactcactaaacagagaacatccccggtcatccctacttcctctgatctggcagactcactaaacagagaacatccccggtcatccctacttcctctgatctggcagactcactaaacagagaacatccctggtcatccctactgcctctgatctggcagactcactaaacagagaacatccctggtcctccctactgcctctgatctggcagactcactaaacagagaacatccctggtcatccctactgcctctgatctggcagactcactaaacagagaacatccctggtcctccctactgcctctgatctggcagactcactaaacagagaacatccccggtcatccctacttcctctgatctggcagactcactaaacagagaacatctctggtcatccctactgcctctgatctggcagactcactaaacacaaatgttttgtttgtaaattatttctgagtgttggaatgtgcccctgcctatctgtaaatttaaaaaaacaatacAATTGTGCCGTCTCGTTTGCTTAGTATAAGGAAATTTtaattattcatacttttactttgaaTACTTAAGtgtatttgagcaattacatttattttgatacataagtatatttaaaaccaaatacttttagactttaactCACTGCTACTTTTACTGACTATCACTTGTACTTGTCATTTTCTATTACTCTATCTTTACTttgactcaagtatgacaattgggtactttttccaccactggactaACGTTTATTTTTGACAGCAGAATTACTTGTGAATTAGGTTTGATGCACCCATTGCAAAGACTTGCATGAACAGCTCTTTGTCCTATGTGTGCTGGTAGTGTACAGCAGCTGTCATTATAGCACCAGCCAAAGACCGGAAGTAGTAATTCTCAGACACCCCTCAGGAGAGGCCTATTCAGAAACTCCCTCTTTGCGCATGTGTTCCAAGTGACTGCCAGGCAAGGGTTGACGACAGCAGACAACAAGACTCTTAACGTTTTCTTGACTTTACTCGACTTTTATAGATCACGTAAAATGTTATCCAGGAACTTTCTGAAGTAATATTAGGCTACATGTGACGTTTATTTGCTCTAACTTAATTCCGTTTTGATATTTAAATAGATGTTTGATTGCTCTGGTCTAGGGACGCATCATTTGCAGCCTTGAATCGAATTTTCTCTCCGCAACTCCCTAGTCATTATCTCTACACTACAACAAAGTAGTCAAACTCTACTGTAGCCTACAACATTTCATGTCATACAAAGAAACAATAGCTTCCACAATGGATCGGGTAAGTCTGGCTTTAACAGTATAGGCATGCTGTGTTGTATAAAATGTCTAGGCCTAGTTTTAATCGTCTTTGATCTTTCACATTCCTGTGTTTGGTTTAAACGTCTCGACCAAAACAACATCACGGTAAAACttgttgggatgtttttcttcttcttcaaagtagcctactaCTATATCATGTTTAGGAATCTGTGACTATGAACTAataatctctccttcctcccaaagTGTTCACATTCCTTTCGAACACATTATCCATTATTTGACCAGATACTCAAGTGGCCGTTCTAACAAAGAAAATAAAGGTTTTCTTAAATGGAAGGCAATCCGTAAagaggcaagatcaggtgggaccattatAGCCAATGAGAGTGCAGACATGCGTGTTTCCACAGCCACAAACGTCTATATCGCATTTTCAtttatttaaggttaggcataaagCTAGAAGTGTCGTTAAGGTTAGGGTGAAAATCACATTTGAATAAGATCAATTGTAGAAATGGGCGTGGTTTATGGCCTTGTTTGCGGTAACTATTGAAGTCCTGGCACTACTCCCATATAaagtgtcctacttatatcaatACTCTCCTAACAGCCTAATCGTTACGAAATGCATATTAGATCAAATAAGGCAGAAGCCAGATTTTGGGCCCAGTTATCCCTCTCGCTACACCTCTTCATCGCTGtttgaaaggaaatgactggtatgaGATATATGGTGGAAACTAGCCCATTcctccaccaatccaatgctcTTAGATTTGTGGGTTGTAGTGAACGATTCAACATTTGAGGAAAAATTTGATGTTTGAGGGTTGCACCCGAATCAGAGGTTTAGACTAAATTAATACAATATTTGGTTTAATGTTAATCGATGTTGAatacttccaacaggacaaatcTAGCCCgttcccctccaccctcccagagtccCCAGGTCGATCGCCTCCCTGTACTTTACTGCTGGGTCTGGTCATCTGCAGGAAAACACCAGGGCAGAGTGGaactgagagaggagaagaggaacatGGAGATTTGATTTCATTAAGTAAGAACCATGGTGTGGATTAGACTACAGTCCGCTTCTGTAACAATTTAATTGATGAAAATATCTGGTCTTTCCACACAATTTTAAGAAGTGTACCAAAAAAAAAGTTTGATTTCacataattttaacattctgtcaaaaAAAGCActtgttcaacttaataaaatacatgttttgccATCTCAAGAGGTTTAATGAAATATAAATCCTATAAATCCTATCAGAGGAAATCTGATTAAAATCTGATTAATTTAATTCTCCATGTGTTCTGTCTTAAATGGCACTTTATTTAATATAAcagttttaaaattcaatattagTATGCAATTATTAAAGGAAAAATGTCAAAGTTCCCCAAAAGGCATTCATTTCATAGAAAGACATCTGTTAATGGGTCCATATTTGCAAAACGTAACTATTCAATGTCTTTGTTTCACAGGGGACATCCCTAATCATTGCTCTCTTAGTGGGAGGGGCTTAtcatctggggagcctcaacaacatcatgatgctgACATGAAAGAGatgagtctctccagatcagaacacctcaagaaacaccagcagagacgtATAGGGAAGAAACCTCACCACTGCTGTTCTGGCTGTGGGATGAGTTTTGCTAAACAGATGGAATTGATGAACCATGAGCCGATTCACAATAGAGAGAAACCGTACCACTGCTCACAGTGTGGGAAGCGTTTAGCTGCATCTAAAATCTTAAAATCTCATCAGAGAATTCATACAGGGGAGAGGATTTACACCTGCTTTGATTGTGGGAAATACTTCAGTCGTTCAGGAGACCTGACTGcacaccaacgcatacacacaggagagaagccttatagctgtgatcagtgtgggaagagcttcaatcaTTCAGGATCCCTGACTAaacaccaacgcatacacacaggagagaaaccttatagctgtgatcagtgtgggaagagcttcaatcaATCAGGATCCCTGACTACACACCAatgcatacacacaggagagagaccttatagctgtgatcagtgtgggaagagcttccgTCATTCAGGATCCCTGACTAcacaccaacgcatacacacaggagagaagccttatagttgtgatcagtgtgggaagagcttcactCATTCAGGATCCCTGACTAaacaccaacgcatacacacaggagagaagccttatagctgtgatcagtgtagGAAGAGCTTCAATCATTCAGGATCCCTGACTACACACCAatgcatacacacaggagagaaaccttatagctgtgatcagtgtgggaagagcttccgTCGATCAGGAGACCTGACTAcacaccaacgcatacacacaggagagaagccttatagctgtgatcagtgtgggaagagcttcaatcgATCAGGAGACCTGACTGcacaccaacgcatacacacaggagagaagccttatagctgtgatcagtgtgggaagagcttcaatcgATCAGGAGCCCTGACTACACACctacgcatacacacaggagagaagccgtatAGCTGTGATctgtgtgggaagagcttcaatcaATCAGGAGACCTGACTGcacaccaacgcatacacacaggagagaagccttatagctgtgatcagtgtgggaagagtttcaatCATTCAGGATCTCTGACTAaacaccaacgcatacacacaggagagagaccttatagctgtgatcagtgtgggaagagtttcaatCATTCAGGATCCCTGACTAaacaccaacgcatacacacaggagagaagccttatagctgtgatcagtgtgggaagagtttcaatCATTCAGGATCTCTGACTAaacaccaacgcatacacacaggagagagaccttatagctgtgatcagtgtgggaagagtttcaatCATTCAGGATCCCTGACTAaacaccaacgcatacacacaggagagaagccatatagctgtgatcagtgtgggaagagtttcaggAAGATAGAATACTTGACTATACACCagcgcatacacacaggagagaaaccttatagctgtgatcagtgtgggaagagtttt
The DNA window shown above is from Salvelinus fontinalis isolate EN_2023a chromosome 40, ASM2944872v1, whole genome shotgun sequence and carries:
- the LOC129839957 gene encoding zinc finger protein 271-like isoform X5; translated protein: MSYKETIASTMDRDKSSPFPSTLPESPGRSPPCTLLLGLVICRKTPGQSGTERGEEEHGDLISLRDIPNHCSLSGRGLSSGEPQQHHDADMKEMSLSRSEHLKKHQQRRIGKKPHHCCSGCGMSFAKQMELMNHEPIHNREKPYHCSQCGKRLAASKILKSHQRIHTGERIYTCFDCGKYFSRSGDLTAHQRIHTGEKPYSCDQCGKSFNHSGSLTKHQRIHTGEKPYSCDQCGKSFNQSGSLTTHQCIHTGERPYSCDQCGKSFRHSGSLTTHQRIHTGEKPYSCDQCGKSFTHSGSLTKHQRIHTGEKPYSCDQCRKSFNHSGSLTTHQCIHTGEKPYSCDQCGKSFRRSGDLTTHQRIHTGEKPYSCDQCGKSFNRSGDLTAHQRIHTGEKPYSCDQCGKSFNRSGALTTHLRIHTGEKPYSCDLCGKSFNQSGDLTAHQRIHTGEKPYSCDQCGKSFNHSGSLTKHQRIHTGERPYSCDQCGKSFNHSGSLTKHQRIHTGEKPYSCDQCGKSFNHSGSLTKHQRIHTGERPYSCDQCGKSFNHSGSLTKHQRIHTGEKPYSCDQCGKSFRKIEYLTIHQRIHTGEKPYSCDQCGKSFSQNSTLTTHQVTHTGEKPYSCQCGKSFAHSGELVIYKQIHTGRKMYRCSQCGKSFAASKTLQSQRIHTGERPYPCFDCGKSFSQSGALTTHLRIHTGEKPYSCDQCGKSFALSGNLSTHQRVHTGEKPYSCDQCGKGFNQSGNLTTHQRVHTGEKPYSCDQCGKSFALSGNLTRHQCIHTGEKPYSCDQCGKSFNQSGELTKHQRIHTGEKPYSCDQCWKSFALSEDLTRHQCIHTGEKPYSCDQCGKSFMDSGSLTRHQRIHTGEKPYSCDQCGKSFMDSGSLTRHQRIHTGAKPYSCDQCGKSFAQYSTLTAHQRIHTGEKPYICDQCGKSFNRSGALTTHQRIHTGEKPYSCDQCGKSFNHSGALTRHQLTHTGEKPYSCLCGKSFARSGSLKQHQKASPSSGTGYSSLKIVSIENIL